The genomic interval atatatatatatatatattttttttttgcggattCACGAATTTCTGTGGATTTACATAAatatatccatatccaatccaccaatccacGGATCGGATTTATACGGATCGGATTGAGCGGATCAGACGGATTGAGCGGATCGGATTGAATTCTGAACATTGGATATagattgagtcaaatccgcatccgatccgcagaTGTATGGATTATATTtggattagattttattaatccatgaattggattggattaaaaaattataatccgtAAAATCATGGATCgaatatggattgatgtccaatccATAAAATTcgatccgcgaacacccctaGTAATGTTATAGTTAAAAGGTTtggatatataatttatattttaagtaatatgtcacttattaattattatcacaATATGTACAGTAAAACATCTACAGTCATCTTGTTAgaatcaacaaattttttactATAAAGAGGATGTGTTGCACTATGTATTTGCATGCATTGGTGTGTAACtttaagaaaacaataaacttAGGCATCCAGTAATTCTAACCAATGTGATAGTTTAAGTGTAATTATCATATTTTGATGCGGTAATTACAAATAAGCTGTCGAGACTCAAATATTAAGAAtccctaatttatttattgtcctATTGACTGACATATTTAATACAACTAGACAAACTATGCCATTAGTTGAGAAATTGTATAAAATTAGGGATCTAAATGTTATTTCCgcataaaatagttaaaaaaaacttgacCCTTTTCTCTTCCCCATTTGCTCTTAAAAACTCTTTTCCCCTATACCGTCAGGCAGTCCTATACTTCAAAGTTTCGATGAAATGGCCACCGTCAGTCGCTCTATCCGCCGCAACCTAACACGTTCTTTCTCCAGTACGGCGGCGCCGGTCACCCGCAACAACCACCAACAGAACCACCAATTCTCGGAGCCGAACTCCTTCATCGGCAGCTGGGATGCGCCCAAAAACCCCAAAGAAGCCGAGAAGAAACTGGCCCAGTTGCGAAGAGACTACGCCAAACAAATCAAAGAGATGCGCAAGGGCTACATAGAAGAAATGGAGCTGATGAGGCTCGAGAAGCAGAGAAAAGACGAAGCCAAAAAAGAAGCTGTTAGGCTCGCTAACGAAGAGCGCAAGAAGTTGAAAGCCGAAGCCGCTAAAGTTAAAGCTGAAGAAAGGAAGGTCGCTGAAGAGGAGTTTCGGAAAACCCTGGTATGTGCCTcttcacttttattttatttatttatttattttgttttgtttcggtatttgattaattaatgatttcatacttataataaattaatttattgatgggttttgaaaattatgatgCAACTTGGAGTCTTTGGGTTAGGGGATTTGCAGGGGGAAAAAGCAAAGGAGGAATTCAATTTGAAACAGAGGGGTTGGAGGATTTGAAAGCATTTGGGGGTGGGGAGGATTGGGTTGGTGCACCCCGGGggagagggggggggggggggggggaattaaatttgaaatcctCCAAATTTTTTAGCATTCTATCTGGACATGGGAATGTAATCCAATTGCGTTTTCTTAGGATTTTGGCTTGtcaatggaaaaaaatatgGGCATTTTAGTGTAAATATGCACCATGGAATAAAGTTGTTCtttgaaaatgttattaaCTGGCTGTTAATTGTTAGAGCTTTTAAACTATTGAATTTTTTGTCCTCATTATGCAGTAATTCAGGGCTAGTTGATTTTTGCTGTATGTTTTTATCACTTTTGGACTCTTTTATATGTGCTCATCTCTTCATTTgagcttttaatttttgggttGTCTAGACACATACATTCATAGCCACACTTTGGACAGCTGTATTTGCtattttatgtttgccatgggaataattttcttcttccttttctttttagtaaaaaaacgaaaaaaaacaAGTCTCTAGTTTCTTATTGTTCTAGCCATGtgtaaaaaaagataaataatagcAGATACATAATGATTAAGAGTGCAAGAATGTTATAGTGTATACTGTACCATCTGGTCAGTCGATTCAAAACAACATATTCAAACAATACTTTACCCTGCGTTTTACCTATAACAAACATGTTAAATGCATGGGACTGTAGGTTGCTTTCTTTGATCTTATCTGCTCATGAATGGTCTGCTTAAGCCAATAAGATCGAAAAGGTTTTCTCCGAGAAGGACTTTTCTCTGATTTGAACTAGAACTTTGCTTCAACTTGTTAGGTATTACATCAGATCTACATATTATATCGGAGTAATGTTGGCATTCACCTTATTTATCAGATATGTAATGGAATGTCAATTACCTGAGTTTTTTCACGGTGTGTCATTTTTTCTAGTGCgttcttcatctttcactGTTGAGATTTAATTAGCACTATATGTGTCATTTGCCTTAATCATGCTGACTTTCGCGAATGCAGATGAAGGAAAAAGCTGAGAAGCTTGAAAACTGGAggatgaaagaaaaatcaatggaagaagagaagaaagcgAAGAGAGAGCTCTTACATAAACAAAGTTCTTTGTGGATTGATGATGGAGAATTGGCGAAGAAGACATTGGAAGCCATGGTTGATGCTAAATCCCTTGAGGACCTCTGGAAGCCTTGATGTATACCAAAAACCTTGAGTCCCTTTTGAGTCGATTTTTAATCCGTTGATATTAGAATATATGGTGTTGaaataattatgaatgatGAGGCTCATCTGGGTTAAGGTTTTGTTACCCTTGAACCAACTTCGAGCAGTCAagcttgaattttatttagccATTTGATCCTGTCTCTGCATAGTTATGCTGGGACTAGTCAAGATTCTTGAGAAGGGAGAAAGTTAGACTAAGATATTCAAACTTTGTTGTGATATGTTTCTAGTTTTTGGAGCCTATATTGAGGAGAATATGATGTTGTTAGCTAGACTATGTTTTAGGATATTTTACGAATGAGATAAAACAATcctaaaaatagaaaatttctCATTTGCAATACTATTACAAAAGGAAACGAAATGAAATGCAATTTCTGCAAATTGATAATATCGCAGTAACTGGTTTGCCAAACATGTCGATCAAAGAGTGATGTATTTCTATTCGGTCGCAGATGCCAAGAGTTGGCATCTTCAGTTGTTAAACAGACTTTGACAAATTTAGGCTACAAGCCTACAACCTAACGTTTCCGCACTCTTTTGGAATTGTTGTAATGCAACCGTAAAGCTATAACTTGTAAAAACACAGCTACCAGATCAATAGAATTCCGAAATGGagatattttgattaattcaGTAAACCGGGCCTTTATTAAACTCGTACCATCTCTTcttttcaatcaaataaattcatttgaaaatttcattACTCAATTTTAAACATTCCGTACTTTGCCAATTATCTTTTGCTCTCTCTATTGCTGCCCATAAAAACACTTGTGTTGTCTGAACATATCATTATCATTTACATCCATTTAGAGAAGGGAAAAAGAATTGTGATTGCTATTGTTTACGACTTGCCAAAACCGTACACCTACTAACATAATGTCAAGAGAGTAGAGGAGACGAAATAAAATTGGTGTGAGTGGTCTCTCACTGGACTTTTGGTTTATCAATCTTCACATACGGGAGCCATCCCATTGCGTGCACAACTTTTGGGTTCCAGCCCCTTTGCTGAGCACGACAAAACATCAGGAATGTGTTTGCGAAATATGAATTGAACCCCATGAAAGTGTGCCACAGTGCATGACCCTGAGGATTAAAATACCATAGAGAAATCTTCTCACAGAACAGGCGGTCACAAAGCCAGCAAAGACTTCCTACGGTTATGGTGGCTAAATATAACTTTGCAAGCCGCTTGGCAGACACATCAGTAGTGTGAATGTAGTACTTGTACATTCGTGGGATGCAAAGAAGACATAGTACTGCATAGTGTACCTTGAAGCCAATTCCAAAACGGAAGAGTGCATGGGCAACTGCAAATGCAGCTCCATAAAGAAACAAGAAGGTAGGCATGGTACTCTTGTAGTGCCAATCTGGTGAATAGAGAATGTAGATATACAGGAGCATTTCCCACACCATCGGTGTTTCATCTCCTTGTTGTTGCCTGATAAGAACATAAATAAACCAATCACAACAACCACAAACTAGTTCCAAGAAGTACATTCAATTCCGGCATTACGATCATCTAGTGGCTTATTCATACCCAGAACCTGTGGGAAGAAATTCTCCTATTTGACCTAGAAACctcaaatttacaaaaatatacatCTGTGCTTATCACATTCAAGTTCTTTA from Citrus sinensis cultivar Valencia sweet orange chromosome 9, DVS_A1.0, whole genome shotgun sequence carries:
- the LOC102620217 gene encoding UPF0329 protein ECU05_1680/ECU11_0050 yields the protein MATVSRSIRRNLTRSFSSTAAPVTRNNHQQNHQFSEPNSFIGSWDAPKNPKEAEKKLAQLRRDYAKQIKEMRKGYIEEMELMRLEKQRKDEAKKEAVRLANEERKKLKAEAAKVKAEERKVAEEEFRKTLMKEKAEKLENWRMKEKSMEEEKKAKRELLHKQSSLWIDDGELAKKTLEAMVDAKSLEDLWKP
- the LOC102620507 gene encoding alkaline ceramidase, producing the protein MADGLSSFWGPVTSTDWCEKNYVYSSYIAEFLNTLSNVPCILLALFGLINALRQRFEKRFSVLHISNMILAIGSMLYHATLQHMQQQGDETPMVWEMLLYIYILYSPDWHYKSTMPTFLFLYGAAFAVAHALFRFGIGFKVHYAVLCLLCIPRMYKYYIHTTDVSAKRLAKLYLATITVGSLCWLCDRLFCEKISLWYFNPQGHALWHTFMGFNSYFANTFLMFCRAQQRGWNPKVVHAMGWLPYVKIDKPKVQ